CGCGTAGACGATCCGCGGGTTGCGGGCCCGCGCGGCCTCGTAGTCGATGCCCAGCCGGGTGGTGACACCGGGGCGGAAGTTCTCGACGACGACGTCGGCGTCGGCGATCAACTGCAGCAACGACTCTCGGTCCTCGGGGTCCTTGAGGTCGAGCGCGATCGAGCGCTTGCCGCGGTTGAGGACGTTGAAGTAGATGCTCTCGCCGTCCCGGAACGGGCCGAGGTGCCGAGAATCCTCGCCGGCCTTCGACTCGATCTTCACGACGTCGGCGCCGGCGTCGGCGAGCAGGGCGGTGCAGAACGGTCCCGCGAGAACACGGGAGAGGTCGACGACGCGGATGCCGTCGAGCGGGGGGAGTGCGGGGGTGGTCATGGCCGCCTCGTCTCTCAGTACTCGGTGGAACGGATCGACGGGGCGTTGCCCGCGATGGTGAGGAGCTGGATCTGCGAGGTGCCCTCGAAGATCCGCAGGATCCGGCAGTCGCGGTACAGCCGCTCGATCTCCGACTCGCGCATGAAGCCGGCGCCGCCGTGGATCTGGACGACGTTGTCGACGATCGAGAAGCAGGCCTCGGTCGCGACGTACTTCGAGATCGATGCGGCGCGACGCAGGTCCTGTCCGGCGTCCTTGACGTCGGAGGCCCAGTCGGCGGTCACGCGCGACGACACCAGCTTGGCGTCGCATTCGCCCAGCAGCAGCTGGATGGCCTGGAACTCGGCGATCGGGTGGCCGAACTGCTTGCGCTCGGAGGCGTACTCGCGTCCGAGTTCCCAAGCGCGGAGCGCGATTCCGTTGGCCATCGCGGCGACGTCGATGCGGGCGCGATTGAGTGCGGTGAGCGCGATGTTGCCGCCGCGTCCCTCGGTGCCGATCACGGCGTCGTGCGGGAGCACCACGTCGTCGAGGTACACGGTGTAGGTGGGCGCCGAGCGGATGCCCATCTTGTCCTGCGGCTCGGAGTAGCTGATGCCGGGCGTGCCCTTCGGGACCGCGAAGGCGGTGATGCCCCGGAACCCGGCGGAGGGGTCGGTCTTGGCGAACAGCACGACCAGGTCGGCCTCGCGGGCGTTGGAGATGAAGGTCTTGGAACCGGACAGGTGCCAGCCGTCGTCCTCGCGGCGCGCGACGGTGCGCATCGAGGCGATGTCCGAGCCCGCGTCGGGCTCGGTGAGCGCGAAGCCGGCGAGGACCTCGCCGGAGGCCAGTCCGGGCAGCCAGCGCTTCTTCTGCTCCTCGGTGCCGCCGACGAGGATCGGCTCGAGGCCCAGGTAGTGGGCGGTGTAGATCGACGCGAGCGCGGCGTCGGCGCGGGCGACCTCCTCGATGGCGACGAGCT
This genomic stretch from Prescottella soli harbors:
- a CDS encoding acyl-CoA dehydrogenase family protein produces the protein MTAQTLDDALDLTEFRSTVRAFANAEILPGAAERDESKEFPAQLMRRLAEQDLMGISVPEEFGGLGLSTRAQLVAIEEVARADAALASIYTAHYLGLEPILVGGTEEQKKRWLPGLASGEVLAGFALTEPDAGSDIASMRTVARREDDGWHLSGSKTFISNAREADLVVLFAKTDPSAGFRGITAFAVPKGTPGISYSEPQDKMGIRSAPTYTVYLDDVVLPHDAVIGTEGRGGNIALTALNRARIDVAAMANGIALRAWELGREYASERKQFGHPIAEFQAIQLLLGECDAKLVSSRVTADWASDVKDAGQDLRRAASISKYVATEACFSIVDNVVQIHGGAGFMRESEIERLYRDCRILRIFEGTSQIQLLTIAGNAPSIRSTEY